The following proteins are encoded in a genomic region of Cryptosporangium phraense:
- a CDS encoding metal-sensitive transcriptional regulator gives MAHAYIGDKDAYLKRLRRIEGQIRGLQRMVEQEEYCIDILTQVSAATKALQSVALGLLDEHLAHCVVDAAREGGPEAETKVREASEAIARLVRS, from the coding sequence GTGGCGCACGCGTACATCGGCGACAAGGACGCCTACCTCAAGCGACTGCGTCGCATCGAGGGCCAGATCCGCGGGCTGCAACGGATGGTCGAGCAGGAGGAGTACTGCATCGACATCCTCACCCAGGTCTCGGCCGCGACGAAGGCGTTGCAGTCGGTCGCGCTCGGGCTGCTCGACGAGCACCTCGCGCACTGCGTGGTCGACGCGGCCCGCGAGGGCGGCCCGGAGGCCGAGACCAAGGTGCGCGAGGCGTCCGAGGCGATCGCGCGGCTCGTCCGGTCTTAG
- a CDS encoding heavy-metal-associated domain-containing protein produces MAVTQTYPVTGMTCQHCVNAVESEVSGVAGVTGVDVDLAAGAVTVTSEAPVDLEALRAAVDEAGYVLA; encoded by the coding sequence ATGGCCGTCACGCAGACCTACCCGGTGACCGGGATGACCTGCCAGCACTGCGTCAACGCGGTGGAGTCCGAGGTGAGCGGGGTCGCCGGCGTCACCGGCGTCGACGTCGATCTGGCCGCGGGTGCGGTGACCGTCACCAGCGAGGCGCCGGTCGACCTGGAGGCGCTGCGCGCCGCCGTCGACGAGGCCGGGTACGTGCTTGCCTGA
- a CDS encoding heavy metal translocating P-type ATPase, whose protein sequence is MPEITLDIGGMTCGSCAARVERKLNKLDGVSATVNYATETAAVTYPDAVSVPDLVAQVEAAGYTAEAPEPDSFPWRLVAAVVLGLPVILLAMVPGWQFDGWQWVSLALATPVVAYSGWPFHAAALKNLRHGATTMDTLISLGTLAAYLWSVWALVFGSAGELGMRHPFSFTGPAGDPIYLETAAGVTAFLLAGRYAEARAKRTAGSALRELLALGAKDVAVLRDGRESRVPVSELTVGDVFVVRPGETIAADGVVADGRSAVDVSRMTGESVPAEVGPGDAVVGGCVNASGRLTVRATRVGRETQLARMAQLVAEAQNGKAPVQRLADEISAIFVPVVLVLAVATLAGWLASGAGATAAFTAAVAVLIIACPCALGLATPTALLVGTGRGAQLGILIRGPEVLESTRRVDTIVLDKTGTLTTGVMTLVAVQAVTRGNEALRLAAGVERASEHPIAAAIAAAVDDPPPVTDFVALPGHGARGTVDGHTVYVGRPAEAGPTNGTTTVAVVVDGETWALLDVADAPRESGPDAVRALRKLGLTPWLVTGDGPGAARHVADLVGIDPEHTIAGALPTDKVDVVKKLQADGRIVAVAGDGVNDAAALAQADLGLAMGTGTDAAIAAADLTLVSGDLAKAPTAIRLSRATLGIIRGNLFWAFAYNVAALPLAGLGLLNPMIAGAAMALSSVAVVLNSLRLRGFRATPTPGRPG, encoded by the coding sequence TTGCCTGAGATCACGCTCGACATCGGGGGTATGACCTGCGGGTCGTGTGCCGCCCGGGTCGAGCGCAAGCTGAACAAGCTCGACGGCGTCAGCGCGACCGTCAACTACGCCACCGAGACCGCGGCCGTGACGTATCCGGACGCGGTGTCGGTGCCGGACCTGGTCGCGCAGGTCGAGGCGGCCGGCTACACGGCCGAGGCGCCGGAGCCGGACTCCTTCCCGTGGCGCCTGGTCGCCGCCGTGGTACTCGGGCTGCCGGTGATTCTGCTGGCCATGGTGCCGGGCTGGCAGTTCGACGGCTGGCAGTGGGTGTCGCTGGCCCTGGCCACGCCGGTCGTCGCGTACTCCGGCTGGCCGTTCCACGCGGCCGCGCTGAAGAACCTGCGTCACGGCGCCACCACGATGGACACGCTGATCTCGCTGGGGACGCTGGCCGCGTACCTGTGGTCGGTGTGGGCGCTGGTGTTCGGGTCGGCGGGCGAGCTCGGCATGAGGCATCCGTTCTCGTTCACCGGCCCGGCCGGGGACCCGATCTACCTCGAGACCGCGGCCGGCGTCACCGCGTTCCTGCTGGCCGGGCGGTACGCCGAGGCCCGGGCCAAGCGCACCGCGGGCTCGGCCCTGCGTGAGCTGCTCGCGCTCGGGGCCAAGGACGTCGCCGTGCTCCGGGACGGGCGGGAATCGCGGGTGCCGGTGTCGGAGCTAACCGTCGGCGACGTCTTCGTCGTCCGGCCGGGCGAGACGATCGCCGCCGACGGGGTCGTGGCGGACGGGCGCTCGGCGGTCGACGTCTCGCGGATGACCGGGGAGTCGGTGCCGGCCGAGGTCGGGCCGGGCGACGCGGTCGTCGGCGGGTGCGTGAACGCGTCCGGGCGGCTGACCGTGCGCGCCACCCGCGTCGGGCGGGAGACGCAGCTGGCCCGGATGGCCCAGCTCGTCGCCGAGGCGCAGAACGGCAAGGCGCCGGTGCAGCGGCTCGCGGACGAGATCTCGGCGATCTTCGTGCCGGTCGTGCTGGTGCTGGCGGTGGCGACGCTGGCCGGGTGGCTGGCGTCCGGGGCCGGGGCGACGGCGGCGTTCACCGCGGCCGTGGCCGTGCTGATCATCGCCTGCCCGTGTGCGCTGGGCCTGGCGACGCCGACCGCGCTGCTGGTCGGTACCGGCCGCGGGGCCCAGCTCGGGATCCTGATCCGCGGCCCGGAGGTACTGGAGTCGACGCGCCGGGTCGACACGATCGTCCTCGACAAGACCGGCACGCTGACGACCGGGGTCATGACGCTGGTGGCAGTACAGGCCGTCACCAGAGGCAACGAAGCCCTGCGCCTGGCCGCCGGCGTCGAGCGCGCCTCGGAGCACCCGATCGCGGCCGCGATCGCCGCCGCGGTGGACGACCCGCCGCCGGTCACGGACTTCGTGGCGCTGCCGGGCCACGGCGCCCGGGGCACGGTCGACGGCCACACCGTCTACGTCGGCCGCCCGGCGGAGGCCGGTCCGACCAACGGCACCACCACGGTGGCGGTCGTCGTCGACGGGGAGACCTGGGCGCTGCTCGACGTCGCGGACGCTCCCCGGGAGTCCGGCCCGGACGCGGTGCGCGCGCTGCGGAAGCTCGGGCTCACGCCGTGGCTGGTCACCGGCGACGGCCCGGGTGCCGCCCGGCACGTCGCCGACCTGGTCGGCATCGACCCCGAGCACACGATCGCCGGGGCGCTGCCCACCGACAAGGTCGACGTCGTCAAGAAGCTCCAGGCCGATGGCCGGATCGTCGCGGTCGCCGGCGACGGCGTCAACGACGCGGCCGCGCTGGCCCAGGCCGACCTCGGCCTGGCCATGGGCACCGGCACCGACGCCGCGATCGCCGCCGCCGACCTCACGCTGGTCAGCGGCGACCTGGCCAAGGCCCCGACCGCGATCCGGCTCTCCCGCGCGACGCTCGGGATCATCCGCGGCAACCTGTTCTGGGCCTTCGCCTACAACGTCGCCGCGCTGCCGCTGGCCGGCCTGGGCCTGCTCAACCCGATGATCGCGGGCGCCGCGATGGCGCTGTCGTCGGTGGCCGTGGTGCTCAACAGCCTCCGCCTGAGAGGCTTCCGGGCGACCCCCACTCCGGGTCGACCTGGCTGA
- a CDS encoding MarR family winged helix-turn-helix transcriptional regulator, translating to MTGSPSPWLDADQQRSWLRLAGLMIKLPAALDAQLQRDAGISHFDYMVLSRLSEAPDRVLRMSQLAEFANGSLSRLSHVVKRLEQRGWVERRPCPEDGRATNAVLTEAGWEKVVATAPGHVATVRSLVVEPLTTEQLEEFGDLVGVLLSQVDPEWGSPGSLSGGGC from the coding sequence ATGACCGGCTCTCCTTCGCCCTGGCTGGACGCCGACCAGCAGCGCAGCTGGTTGCGGCTCGCGGGGCTGATGATCAAGCTCCCGGCCGCGCTCGACGCTCAGTTGCAGCGCGACGCCGGAATCAGCCATTTCGATTACATGGTGTTGTCGCGGCTGTCCGAAGCGCCCGACCGGGTGCTGCGGATGAGCCAGCTGGCCGAGTTCGCCAACGGGTCGCTCTCGCGGCTGTCACACGTGGTGAAGCGGCTCGAGCAGCGAGGCTGGGTCGAGCGGCGGCCGTGCCCGGAGGACGGCCGCGCGACCAACGCCGTGCTCACCGAGGCGGGCTGGGAGAAGGTCGTGGCGACCGCGCCCGGGCACGTCGCGACCGTCCGGTCGCTGGTCGTGGAACCGCTGACGACCGAGCAGCTCGAGGAGTTCGGGGACCTGGTGGGAGTGCTGCTCAGCCAGGTCGACCCGGAGTGGGGGTCGCCCGGAAGCCTCTCAGGCGGAGGCTGTTGA
- a CDS encoding dioxygenase, with product MPVHPFDLHVQKTAQAEPHRLWTPDDGALPSLYLSHGAPPLFEDSTWMDQLFAWARALPKPTAILIVSAHWEMAPLSVSSTQANTTPVYDFGGFDPRYYRMRYDTPDSSSLAADLLKVLPDTETVYEHRERGLDHGAWVPLKVMYPDADIPVLQMSIPTHDPARLLALGERLRPLREQGVLVIGSGFMTHGLRYLREFSLDAAAPGWSAEFDAWAADALARGDVEELSNYLGRAPGMPYAHPTVEHFTPLFVTLGAATDPEAPVTTTVDGFFLGLAKRSFQAA from the coding sequence ATCCCCGTGCACCCGTTCGATCTCCACGTCCAGAAAACCGCCCAGGCCGAGCCGCACCGCCTCTGGACGCCCGACGACGGCGCACTCCCCTCGCTCTACCTCAGCCACGGCGCACCGCCGCTGTTCGAGGACTCGACCTGGATGGACCAGCTGTTCGCCTGGGCCCGCGCGCTGCCCAAGCCGACCGCGATCCTGATCGTCTCCGCGCACTGGGAGATGGCGCCGCTCTCGGTCAGCAGCACGCAGGCCAACACCACGCCGGTCTACGACTTCGGCGGCTTCGACCCGCGCTACTACCGGATGCGCTACGACACCCCCGACTCGTCGTCGCTCGCCGCCGACCTGCTCAAGGTCCTGCCCGACACCGAGACCGTCTACGAGCACCGCGAGCGCGGGCTCGACCACGGTGCCTGGGTGCCGCTGAAGGTCATGTACCCGGACGCCGACATCCCGGTGCTGCAGATGAGCATCCCGACCCACGACCCGGCCCGCCTGCTCGCGCTCGGCGAGCGCCTCCGCCCGCTGCGCGAGCAGGGCGTCCTGGTGATCGGGTCCGGCTTCATGACCCATGGCCTGCGGTACCTCCGCGAGTTCAGTCTGGACGCCGCGGCGCCCGGCTGGTCGGCCGAGTTCGACGCCTGGGCGGCCGACGCACTGGCCCGCGGCGACGTCGAGGAGCTGTCGAACTACCTCGGCCGCGCGCCGGGGATGCCGTACGCGCACCCGACCGTGGAACACTTCACGCCGCTGTTCGTGACTCTCGGCGCGGCCACCGACCCCGAGGCCCCGGTGACGACGACCGTCGACGGCTTCTTCCTCGGCCTGGCCAAACGGTCCTTTCAGGCAGCGTGA
- a CDS encoding DUF3558 family protein — protein sequence MTARTLRRTLATVAAAGLFALTGCGTITISTDDASASPTPTSASAAKQPSSAATTETGTAAGDGETPNPCKLLTPADVNSLTKKEITQIDRSNSEAGSTRYCQWQLEAGVLAVFLSPSSPGDFDVRDPAAQDYDGVGDKAFTAGGHLYVLKGNLQIDVYATSGGNDAENLAVEKAVAEKVISQL from the coding sequence ATGACCGCCAGGACCCTCCGCCGCACGCTCGCCACCGTCGCCGCCGCCGGGCTGTTCGCCCTCACCGGATGCGGCACGATCACGATCTCGACCGACGACGCCTCGGCCTCGCCCACGCCCACGTCGGCCAGCGCCGCCAAGCAGCCCAGCTCGGCCGCGACGACCGAGACCGGCACCGCGGCCGGCGACGGCGAGACCCCGAACCCGTGCAAGCTGCTGACGCCGGCCGACGTCAATTCGCTGACGAAGAAAGAGATCACCCAGATCGACAGATCGAACTCCGAGGCCGGCAGCACCCGGTACTGCCAGTGGCAGCTGGAGGCCGGCGTGCTCGCGGTGTTCCTCTCCCCGAGCTCGCCCGGTGACTTCGACGTCCGCGACCCGGCCGCGCAGGACTACGACGGCGTCGGCGACAAGGCCTTCACCGCAGGCGGGCACCTGTACGTCCTGAAGGGCAACCTGCAGATCGACGTCTACGCGACCAGTGGCGGCAACGACGCCGAGAACCTCGCGGTCGAGAAGGCCGTGGCCGAGAAGGTCATCAGCCAGCTCTGA